The nucleotide window GTGTCGTCGGGCAGCAGCGCGATCCGGCGCAGCACGCCGTCGAGCACGTCGGCGGCATAGCGCTTGACCACGGCGACGTCGGGCAGCGTGATCTCCCAGCGCTCGTCGGGCCCGATGCGGTCGGGGTCGAACCATTCATCGGCGCCGTCCAGCAGCGACGGCTCGGACGCCACCGGCACCGGCACGCCGCCGCGGTCGACCTGGCGCACGCCGCGCAGGCACCACCACTCCGCATGCCAGGCCACATGGCCGAGCGTCCACAGCGGCGGGTCGGCATCGTACTGGCGCGGCACGTCCCAGGCGCGGCGCGTCTGCCCGAACGGCGCCAGCCACGCGAGCGTGCGCGCGCGCGCGTCGACCAGTGCCTGCGCCAGCGCTTCGCGCGGCAGCCGGCGCGGGTCCGACCACGTCGCCTTGCCGCCGGTGAAGTAGAGATCGGGAAGCATGGGAAAGCCGCTCATCGGGGAAGTCCGCGCAGGGAAATGGGGGTGGACAGGCAGGCATCCGGACACGCCGCGGCCCGGCCCCGGCGCGCCGTGGCACGCCACGCCGGACTGCGGCCATTATGACACTACCGAACCTGCGCGCTGCTCAGCCGCGCGCGTGGAACACCGCGAACCAGCCGCGCGGGTCGGACCAGTACACCGGGTCGTCGAAGCCGGCGGCTTCGAGCAGCAGCGCGAAATCGTCCGGGCGGTACTTGTACGAATCCTCGGTATGGATGCGCTCGCCGGCGGCGAACTCGCGCGTGCCGCCGTCCCATTGCACGCGCACGTCGCGGCACGCCTGCAGGTGCATCTGGATGCGCGAGGCCGCGCGGTCGAAGCTGGCCTGGTGGCGCCAGTCGTCGAGCGCGAAGTCGGTGCCGACGATGCGGTTCACGTTGCGCAGCACGTTGCGGTTGAACGCCGCGGTCACGCCCAGCGCATCGTCGTAGGCCGATACCAGCGTGGCTTCGTCCTTGTGCAGGTCCACGCCGATCAGCACGCCGTCGCCGCGCCCGGCCGCGCCGCGCAGGCGCTGCAGCAGCGCCAGGGCCTCGACCGGGGCGAAATTGCCGATGCTGGAGCCCGGGTAGAAGAACAGGCGCCGGCCGCGCCTGACCTTGGCCGGCAGGTCGAACGGCGTGCACAGGTCGGCGCCCAGCCCCAGCATCGGGATCTCGGGATGCTGCTGCTGCAGCGACGACAGCGTCGCGCGCAGGAACTCGACCGAGATATCCACCGCCACGTACTGCGCCGGGCGCAGGCTGCCGAACAGCCGCGCCGCCTTCTCGCAGTTGCCGGCGCCCAGGTCCACCAGCACGCAGCCGCTGCCGGCGCGCGCCGCGATGGCCGGCGCGGCGCTGGCAAAGATCGCGGCTTCGGTGCGGGTCGGGTAGTACTCGGGCAGGTCGGTGATGGCTTCGAACAGGCGCGAACCCAGCACGTCGTAGAAAAACTTGGGACTGATCGCCGCCTGCGCGGCGCGCAGGCCGGACAGCACCTGCTCGCGCAGCGCGCCGCTGTCTTCGCGGTACTGCTGCACGAACTCGGGCTGCGGCGGGCGCTGCGCGCGGCCATTGGCCAGCGCCACCAGCGCGGGCGGCGCCGCGGCGTGGCCGTTATGGTGGTTCAGGGGCGGGAGGGATGTCTGCGGGGTCTTGTGATGTGAGGGCGGGTTCGGCGGGTTCGGGACAGCCGGCATGTCGTTTCCTTGTGTGGTCGCAAATGGGCACTGCTTCACTGCGTATTCCCCAAGGCCGCGCTGTGCATGTCGTGCGCGCCGGTCTCCGCAATGCGCCCCCTGTGCTGTCCGGGACGCATCGGTCGGAGCCGAACCTAAAGGATAGGCCGATCCCGCGGATCGCGCAGCCCCTATGGCCGCCGCGGCATGCCGATTACGCCATCCCGGCGAACTTGAGTCAGTATCTTTCCTAATGCGGCATGTCCCTTGCAGTTCGTTTATAATCCGGCCCAGCGCGGCCCCTGAACGGGCCGTGTCCCTCAAAGGGGAGTAGCTCCGGGGCTTATGCCCTTAGCACAATCGTCATTCCGGGACCGCAGTCCCCGGTTGTGCTGACTACCGGCGTGCATACCGCGCCCGTGGTCGAGCAAGACCTTTGCAACCTGGACTTCATGGTTTGCAAAGGCGCCCCCATGCTCCCATGCACGTGAATCCAGTCGAACCCAATGCGCGCGCTTTGCGCTGATTCGTACCTGAGGAGAGTTCATGGAGTGGTTTACCGATCTGTTCACGATGCAGTTCCTGACGGCCCTGCTGTCGATCGTCGTCATTGACCTGGTGCTGGCCGGGGACAATGCCATCGTGATCGCGCTGGCGGCACGCAACCTGCCGCCCCACCTGCAGAAGAAGGCCATTATCTGGGGTACCGTGGGTGCCGTGGTGGTGCGCTCGGCCATGACGATCGGCGTGGTCTGGCTGCTGAAGATTCCGGGGCTGATGCTGGTGGGCGGCCTGGCGCTGGTGTGGATTGCCTACAAGCTGCTGTCCGACGACAGCGGCGAAGAAGGGCATGGCTCCGGCGCGTCGACGCTGTGGGGTGCGATGAAGACCATCATCATCGCCGACGCGGTGATGGGCGTCGACAACGTGCTGGCCGTGGCCGGCGCCGCGCACGGCAGCTTCCTGCTGGTGGTGCTGGGCCTGCTGATCAGCATCCCCATCGTGGTGTGGGGCTCGAGCCTGGTGCTCAAGCTGATGGCCCGCTTCCCGGTCATCATTTACGTGGGTGCCGGCGTGCTGGCGTTCACGGCGGTCAAGATGATCGTGCACGAGCCGATGGTCAAGGCGTTCTTCGAAGCCAACCCGGTGGTCAACTGGGGCCTGTACGTGCTGATCGTCGGCGGCGTGCTGGGCGCCGGCTACCTGGTGCAGAAGCGCCGCGGGCAGCAGCAGGAACCGGCCGGCAGCCACTAAAGCTGCCCCGGCGCCAGGGCCTGGTGCCCTGGCCCTGCCGCAAAAGAAGGGCCGTCCGAAAGGGGCGGCCCTTCTTGCTTTAAAATGCCAGCTTTGCGGGCCCAGGGCCCGCGCCACCTCTTCCATCCCGCCCCGCGCCGATGAAACAGTACCTCGACTTCATGCGCCATGTTTACGAACATGGCACCGACAAGGCCGACCGCACCGGCACCGGCACGCGCTCGGTGTTCGGCTACCAGATGCGCTTCGACCTGCGCGAAGGCTTCCCGGTGGTCACTACCAAGAAGCTGCACCTGAAGTCGATCATCTATGAACTGCTGTGGTTCCTGCAGGGCTCGACCAACGTGCGCTGGCTTCAGGAGCACGGCGTCACCATCTGGGACGAGTGGGCCGACGAGCATGGCGAACTGGGCCCGGTCTACGGCTCGCAATGGCGCTCGTGGCCGGCGCCGGACGGCCGCCATATCGACCAGATCTCCGAGCTGGTGGCGCAGATCCGCGCCAACCCGGACTCGCGCCGGCTGATCGTGTCGGCCTGGAACGTGGCCGACATCCCGCGCATGAAGCTGCCGCCCTGCCATGCGTTCTTCCAGTTCTATGTGGCCGACGGCCGGCTCTCGTGCCAGCTGTACCAGCGCAGCGCCGATATCTTCCTGGGCGTGCCGTTCAATATCGCCAGCTATGCGCTGCTGACCCACATGATGGCGCAGCAGACCGGGCTGGAAGTGGGCGACTTCATCTGGACCGGCGGCGACTGCCACCTGTACAACAACCACTTCGAACAGGTGCAGACCCAGCTGGCGCGAGAGCCGCTGGCGCTGCCGCAGCTGAAGATCCTGCGCCAGCCCGACAGCCTCTTCGACTACCGCTACGAAGACTTCGAGCTGGTTGGCTACCAGTCGCACCCCGCCATCAAGGCACCGGTGGCCGTATGACGCTGCTGACCCTGGTTGTCGCCCGCGCCCGCAACGGCACCATCGGCCGCGACAACACGCTGCCGTGGCGCCTGCCGGAAGACCTGGCGCATTTCAAGCGCACCACCATGGGCGCGCCCGTGATCATGGGGCGCAAGACCTGGGACTCGATCGGCCGCCCGCTGCCGGGGCGCCGCAACATCGTGGTCAGCCGCAACCCGGACCTGCGCATCGAGGGCGCCGAGGTGGCGACGTCGCTGGAAGATGCGCAGCGGCTGTGCGTCGGCGCCGAGCAGATTTTCCTGATCGGCGGCGCGCAGCTGTATGCCGAAGCCATGCCGAGCGCGGACCGGCTGGTGGTGACCGAGATCGATGCGGATGTGGAAGGCGATGCGTTCTTCCCGCCAATCGACCGCACCCAGTGGATTGAAACCGCGCGCGAAACGCATCATTCGGAGGCCAATGGCTTCGACTATGCCTTCGTCACGTATGAGCGGCCGCCTTCGGACGAGTCGTAAGGCATTGCGCAAATAAAAAAGCAGGCCGTCCGGCCTGCTTTTTCTTTGGGCGGCGCGCGCGGATCAATTGCCGGCGATCGTCATCTGCTCAAGCAGGATCGACCCGGTTTCCTTGGTGCCCCGCACCAGCGCATCGGCGCCGATCGCGACGATCTGCCGGAACATCTCGGCCATGTTGCCGGCGATGGTGATTTCCTCGACCGGATACTGGATCACGCCATTCTCGACCCAGTAGCCCGACGCGCCGCGCGAATAGTCGCCGGTCACGTAGTTGACGCCCTGCCCCATCAGCTCGGTCACCAGCAGGCCGGTGCCGAGCTTGCGCAGCATCGCGGGGAAATCGTCGCCGGGCTGGGTCAGGTTGCTGGAAAGCGTCAGGTTGTGCGAGCCGCCGGCATTGCCGGTGGTCTGCATGCCGAGCTTGCGCGCGGAATAGGTGGAGAGGAAGTAGCCCTGCACCACGCCGTCCTTGACCACGTCGCGCTCGCGCGTGCGCACGCCTTCTTCGTCGAACGGGGCGCTGCCCATGGCGCCGGGAACATGCGGCTGCTCATGGATCTGGACATGGGGAGCGAACACCGCCTGGCCCAGCGAATCGCACAAAAAGGTGGACTTGCGGTACAGCGCGCCGCCCGACACCGCCTGCACGAAGGCGCCCAGCAGCCCTGCTGCCAGCGGCGCCTCGAACAGCACCGGGCAGCGGCGCGTCGACAGCTTGCGCGCCTGCAGCCGTGCCAGCGCGCGCTCGGCGGCGTAGCGGCCGATGTCCTCGGGCGCGGCCAGCGCCAGCGGCGTGCGCTTGGACGAATACCAGTCGTCGCGCTGCATGCCGCTGCCGCTGCCGGCGATCGGCGCGCACGAGATGAAGTGGCGCGAATACGGGTAGCCGCCGCTGAAGCCGCGCGTGGTTGCCAGCACGAACTGCGAATGCTGGGCCGACACGCTGGCGCCGTCGCTGTTGCGGATGCGCGGCGAGACCGCGAACGCCGCGGCCTCGGCACGCGCGGCGATGTCGATCGCGGCTTCGGCGTCGAGCGCCCACGGGTGGAACAGGTCCAGGTCCTGCGGCGCACGCTCCAGCAGTTCTTCTTCGGCCAGGCCGGCGCAGTCGTCCTCGGCGGTGAAGCGGGCGATGTTGTAGGCCGCCTCGGCGGTGGCGCGCAGCGCGGCGGGAGAGAAGTCCGAGGTGCTGGCGTTGCCGCGGCGCTTGCCGATCATCACCGTGACGCCGACCACCTTGTCGCGGTTCTGCTCGATGGTCTCCACCTGGCCCTTGCGCACCGACACCGACAGGCCGCTGCCTTCCGAGATCTCGGTGGCGGCGTCGGTCGC belongs to Cupriavidus taiwanensis and includes:
- a CDS encoding TerC family protein; this encodes MEWFTDLFTMQFLTALLSIVVIDLVLAGDNAIVIALAARNLPPHLQKKAIIWGTVGAVVVRSAMTIGVVWLLKIPGLMLVGGLALVWIAYKLLSDDSGEEGHGSGASTLWGAMKTIIIADAVMGVDNVLAVAGAAHGSFLLVVLGLLISIPIVVWGSSLVLKLMARFPVIIYVGAGVLAFTAVKMIVHEPMVKAFFEANPVVNWGLYVLIVGGVLGAGYLVQKRRGQQQEPAGSH
- the pmbA gene encoding metalloprotease PmbA; protein product: MDQIAEQTAHFTYTQAQLSEMAADVLRVARELGATDAATEISEGSGLSVSVRKGQVETIEQNRDKVVGVTVMIGKRRGNASTSDFSPAALRATAEAAYNIARFTAEDDCAGLAEEELLERAPQDLDLFHPWALDAEAAIDIAARAEAAAFAVSPRIRNSDGASVSAQHSQFVLATTRGFSGGYPYSRHFISCAPIAGSGSGMQRDDWYSSKRTPLALAAPEDIGRYAAERALARLQARKLSTRRCPVLFEAPLAAGLLGAFVQAVSGGALYRKSTFLCDSLGQAVFAPHVQIHEQPHVPGAMGSAPFDEEGVRTRERDVVKDGVVQGYFLSTYSARKLGMQTTGNAGGSHNLTLSSNLTQPGDDFPAMLRKLGTGLLVTELMGQGVNYVTGDYSRGASGYWVENGVIQYPVEEITIAGNMAEMFRQIVAIGADALVRGTKETGSILLEQMTIAGN
- a CDS encoding dihydrofolate reductase produces the protein MTLLTLVVARARNGTIGRDNTLPWRLPEDLAHFKRTTMGAPVIMGRKTWDSIGRPLPGRRNIVVSRNPDLRIEGAEVATSLEDAQRLCVGAEQIFLIGGAQLYAEAMPSADRLVVTEIDADVEGDAFFPPIDRTQWIETARETHHSEANGFDYAFVTYERPPSDES
- a CDS encoding thymidylate synthase, which produces MKQYLDFMRHVYEHGTDKADRTGTGTRSVFGYQMRFDLREGFPVVTTKKLHLKSIIYELLWFLQGSTNVRWLQEHGVTIWDEWADEHGELGPVYGSQWRSWPAPDGRHIDQISELVAQIRANPDSRRLIVSAWNVADIPRMKLPPCHAFFQFYVADGRLSCQLYQRSADIFLGVPFNIASYALLTHMMAQQTGLEVGDFIWTGGDCHLYNNHFEQVQTQLAREPLALPQLKILRQPDSLFDYRYEDFELVGYQSHPAIKAPVAV
- the egtD gene encoding L-histidine N(alpha)-methyltransferase gives rise to the protein MPAVPNPPNPPSHHKTPQTSLPPLNHHNGHAAAPPALVALANGRAQRPPQPEFVQQYREDSGALREQVLSGLRAAQAAISPKFFYDVLGSRLFEAITDLPEYYPTRTEAAIFASAAPAIAARAGSGCVLVDLGAGNCEKAARLFGSLRPAQYVAVDISVEFLRATLSSLQQQHPEIPMLGLGADLCTPFDLPAKVRRGRRLFFYPGSSIGNFAPVEALALLQRLRGAAGRGDGVLIGVDLHKDEATLVSAYDDALGVTAAFNRNVLRNVNRIVGTDFALDDWRHQASFDRAASRIQMHLQACRDVRVQWDGGTREFAAGERIHTEDSYKYRPDDFALLLEAAGFDDPVYWSDPRGWFAVFHARG